The region ATACCAAAAATAAGAAAATCGCGGCCGGTATTCTCTTCTCTGCGGCGCTAACCTGTTTCCTGACGGGGATCACCGAGCCGGTGGAGTTCACCTTTATCTTCGTGGCGCCGATTCTCTACGTTTTCAACGCCATCATGGCGGGCCTGGCGTACATGACCATGTACCTGCTGCATGCGCATATCGCCAAATCGTTCTCGGCGGGCTTTATCGACTACCTGTCGTTCGGCATCCTGCCGTCGTTTAATGGCTATCAGACCAACTTCCTGAGCGCCATTATCATCGGCATTCCGATGGCGTTGATCTATTACTTCACCTTCCGCTTCGTGATCCGCCGTTTCGACGTGAAAACGCCGGGCCGTACTGAAGTGACCGCCAGTGCGAATGACAAGTCCGATTCCGAACTTGCCACCGAAATCATCGGCCTGCTGGGCGGTGCGCAGAACATTGATTCCGTCGGCTCGTGCATCACCCGCCTGCGTCTGGAAGTGGCGAAGAGCGATGCGGTGGACCGCGACGGGCTGAACGGGCTTGGCGCGCGCGGCGTGGTGTTCGTGGGCGACAACGGGATACAGGTGATTTTCGGGGCCAGAGCACAGTTTATCGCCCAGACCATGTCCACGATGATTGGCAAATAATAAGATGCCTGAAAGAGGCGTCTCCTGTAGGCTGGGGGACGCCTCTTATCTGGCTGATAATCGGTAAATTTCAGGGAGCGGTTTTGAAGAAAGTCAGCATTATTGATGTTGCAAAGCATGCGGGCGTGTCGGTCTCTACCGTCTCGCTGGTGCTGCGCCAAAAAGGGAAGATCTCAGAGGCGACGATCGGGAAGGTCAATGCCGCCATCACCACGCTGGGCTATATTCATAACGTCGCCGCTGCCAACCTTCGCGCCAACACCTCCAACTTAATCGGCCTGATCCTGCGCGACTTCAGCGACAGCTTTTCCATTAAAGTGATGGCGAGCATCGTTCAGGAGCTGGAGAAGCAGGGTTATATGGTTTTTCTCGGCCAGCCGCTGAACGACGGCGAACATCTTGAACGGACCCTGCTCTCGTTTAAGCAGCAGGGCGTGGCGGGCGTCATCTACCTGGCGTCGGACACCCGCGCCGCCTCTCTCCCGGAACACATTCGTCACTGCCCGCTGCCGCTTGTGGCGGTTTCGCAGTCGTTGCTGGAAGAGAAATGCAATCTGGTGATGCGCGATAACCGCCAGGCGGCGAACCTGGCCGCGCGGTATCTTATTGAGCGCGGGCACCGCAACATTGCCTACATTGGCGGGCGCGACGGGTGCCGTATCCGCGAGCAGCGCCTGCTTGGTTTTCGCAGCGCGATGACGCAAAACGGGCTGGTCTGGCGTGAGGAATATTCTCCCGCCTGCACCGATGACACGCAGGCGGCGGCCATGGCGACTCGCCAGCTGCTGGAGAAGAACAATACAATTACCGCCCTGCTCTGCCATTCACCAGATGCAATGCTCGGTTCGATCTCGGGCATTCACCAGGTGGGGCGCACGGTGGGTAAAGACGTGTTTTTAACCCAGCAGGTGGCGCT is a window of Enterobacter hormaechei ATCC 49162 DNA encoding:
- the malI gene encoding Mal regulon transcriptional regulator MalI codes for the protein MKKVSIIDVAKHAGVSVSTVSLVLRQKGKISEATIGKVNAAITTLGYIHNVAAANLRANTSNLIGLILRDFSDSFSIKVMASIVQELEKQGYMVFLGQPLNDGEHLERTLLSFKQQGVAGVIYLASDTRAASLPEHIRHCPLPLVAVSQSLLEEKCNLVMRDNRQAANLAARYLIERGHRNIAYIGGRDGCRIREQRLLGFRSAMTQNGLVWREEYSPACTDDTQAAAMATRQLLEKNNTITALLCHSPDAMLGSISGIHQVGRTVGKDVFLTQQVALIGFEDMLHVNLTSPSLTYVSSASEETGRQAAGLMIRRLKEPDLQTQRITLSGQLIARESA